A segment of the Bufo bufo chromosome 5, aBufBuf1.1, whole genome shotgun sequence genome:
TGAAATCTTGTGGTGACAGGGAAACCAGGCAGCTCTCTGGGTTGTTTGCAGTGCAGGGGTGCTCTGTTCCCTAGGGAGGAGAAAAGGAGGGTAAGTGGCTGTGAATAAAGGTGGGTGAGTCTGgtttgcctttaaaggggttttctgagacttttctgCTGATCTGATCGTTGGGgatctgggacccccgctgatccgatgtttgagaaggcactggcgctcatgGTTCAACTGCTGCCTTTTCTCAgaccaccaagcacagcgccatccattgtatagtggctgtgcttggtattgcacctcTGGCCCTAGGCCACGTGTCCTAGGGAAATCTGAGAGAAGGACTGCGAGCACCGGtgccatctcaaacagctgatcaacggggtcccgggtgtcggacccccacctatcagagttATAATAAGTTAACCCATATCCAGAGAACAGGGCATAactaactgattggtgggggaatGACAGCTGGAACCCCACCCATTTTGAGAATGGGAGTCCTGTTCCCCCAGATCTGATGGAGCATCAGGTCCGCTGAATTTGCGGTCCCGCAGAATATGAATGAAGCGGCAGGGCACATGCtcgacctgctgctccatcagatTAGGGGAATGGTCCCCAGCGatcagatccccaccgatcagttaggctacttttacacttgcgttgttaattccggtattgagatccggcagaggatctcaatagcgcaattaaacggatccgttttgattttgcacatcaggaggcATCCATTCCGTTAGGATGTGGTTGTgtgaaattaaatttaaaaaaaacggatccgcgactaaatacattgaaagtcaatgggtgaaaaaaacagatccgtcatcattggagcttgcagcagttttgtgtccggtcacaaaacggaatgctgacagagcagaagacatcctgatgcatcctgaactgatctctttccattcagaatgcatgagttaAAGGaaacgtttattttttttctggtattgagattctctgctggatctcaataccggaaaacaacaacgcaagtgtgaaagtagcctaatttatccccaatcctgtggataagggataaaGTTAAACTTGGCACAAACCCCTTTTAATTATCTTCTGCAAAAATGGTAATACCAGAGCTTGGCCAGCAGGGGTCAGTCTTTATGCATTGATATTATAAGCAGCAATATTTCATTCTGTTCCTTATAATGGGGATCTGCACTGTACTGAAGAGAGCACTGgcgagtgatgaggggggagtaaaACAGCAAAAAGTCTCACACATTTTGGTGCAAAAGCAGCACTTGCACCAAAATCTGAAACTTTTGTACACCAGCTTGCAAACGTGATAGTGTGACTAACTTAGCGGACATGCACTGTAATCATCAAATCGTGGCTGGATCCACTATGTGACACTCTGATTATGTTATGGGGCTATTTTGGCTGTGTTATATAGGGACTCAGACTTGTTATGAGGGCATTCTAGCTGGTACTGTGTAAGATCCTCAACCTTTGTCATTTAGGCACTCAGGTTCTGTTATTGGGGCATTCTAGCTGGCGCTGTTTTATTAATTTAGGCTCTCTGGTTCGGTTATGTGCACACTCTGAATAACATTTAAAGGGATTTCTCCCATGAaaaagttttcaaaccagcacctggatctgaatacttttgtaattgcatgtaattaaaatttttgtatagctactgagctattcaataaaatgcacatgctcagttccatcctttaactgcctcctgagttgttatagggagagctgagacacgcccctgagctgtgatagggagagctgagacacgccccctgagctgcagtagaacagacactcccctgagctgccagtttgatataaatctagcagagcaatgaatgtggagatctctggatccatgtgaggtccagggctggttctaggtttgttagaaagagattgttatgttctatatgatgtctgagtctcattttttacattattcatggcataacccctttaagtgggcaCTCTTGTTGGTATTGTTAAATAGGCACTGCAGCTTTGTTATGTGGGCACTCTGGCCAGCACTGTTCTGGGGGCACTGGCTGGCACTGCTAGACTGCATTCTTGCTGGCCCTATTACACAATACTGAGACTTTTGCACTCTAGTTCTTTTATGTTACCAATCTGACCAGCACTGCTAGGGGGGCATTCTAGCTGGCAGTATTTCACGACATTCAGGCTTTGTCTGGTTCTGCTCTGTTACCAGTCCGAGTAGGAATGTTATAGAGGCACTCTAGCTGGCACTGTTAGATGGATATCCAGGCATTATGTGGGCACTCTGGCTAGTACTGTTTTAggggcactatggctggcacagTTAGATGGGTATCCTGGCATTATGTATGCACTCCTGCTAGCACTGCTATAGAGGCACTCAGGCTGGTACTGTTATCGGTATCCTGGCATTATGTGGGCACTCTGGctatcactgttatggaggcactctaGTTGGCACTGTTAGATGGGTATCCTGGCATTATGTGGGTGCTCTGGCTAGCACTGTTAGATGGTATCTTGGTCTtggcattatgggggcactctgcctagcattgttatggaggcactctggCTTGCACTGTTAGATGGGTATCTTGGCATTATGTGGGCACTCTGgctagcactgttatggaggaactctggctggcactgttaaaTGGGTATCCTGGCATTATGTGGGCACTCTGgctagcactgttatggaggcactctaGCTGGTACTGTTAGATGGGTATACTAGCATTATGTGGGTACTCTGgctagcactgttatggaggcactctggCTGGCACTGATAAATGGGTATCCTGGCATTATGTGGGCACTCTGGagagcactgttatggaggcactctaGCTGGCACTGTTAGATGGGTATCCTGGCATTTGTTGGGCACTCTAGCTTGCACTGTTAGATGTCTGTTTGTCTTGGGATTACGTGGGCACTCTGGCTAGCACTGTTAGATGGGTATCCTGGCAATTTGTTTGCAGTCTGGCTGGCAGTGTTAGAAGTGCACTCTGgctttgttatgggggcactctagTTATTAGGGTGTGGTCTCCCTGGACACttttaataaatgtaattattcTGATCGTACAATCTGCCATGATGTAATGCAGTGCGCCTATGAAGTTGGGTGGCGGTTGCGGCTGAATTCCTGCGCCCAGACATCATCACCTCTGCACCTTACCTTCCAGGACAAGATGTGACAGTGACGGCAGAACTGCAGCGTGTCCCCATACTGCTCTCTTCTGGGGTAACACCGGACCAGTTTGAAGTACATCTTCTTCCAATCAAGATGCCCCTTATCTGACATGATGAGCCTCTTGCGTATCTACAAATAACAGGGCAAAATGTATCAGGAAAGGTCAGGAAACATCTTATAgtagtattatattatattatattatattatatgaatgtattatatttattatataggcTCGGATTCCTATCTGATCACATTCTATGGGCATagatttcattaaaggggttgtcccacgaaaaatagtctacatttttcaaaccagcacatggatctgaatacttttgtaattgcatgtaattaaaaatgtagtatagcccctTAGTTATTTaattaaatctatctgtatagcaccacctgctgtttgttcatttccttatttctctgtccaccttagtAACAGGActaaggtggtcgcacatgcccaGTTCCATCCTTTAGCTGCCCCCAGCTctgtctactgttagaagctgtgacagttatagggagagagctgcagcagaaaggacacaccgcctgagctgtgataggtagagagctgcagcagaaaggacacaccgcctgagctgtgataggtagagagctgcagcagaaaggacacaccgcctgagctgtgatagatagagagctgcagcagaaaggacacaccgcctgagctgtgataggtagagagctgcagcagaaaggacacaccgcctgagctgtgataggtagagagctgcagcaagaAGGACATGCCCCTTGAAAAGGGCACACCCATTGAGAGAAAAAAacatgccccctgagcactaACAGTATACAGCTAATTGTCATCTGCTTTGATGGGTACATTTTTTCCGGAGCAGGCAGTGTAAACTGAGTGTTAGCGAGGATGCGGTGTCTGGGGAGACTTCATCGTGGATCAGGACACCGCAGCTATTGTAACGAGGGAAGGAACGCTGTGAAGGACGGACAGAAGGTGTTTTGTGCCGGCGGATAGAGTTACCTGCCGCTCGGTGAAGTGATAATGACAGAGCTTTTTCCACAACAGACGGTCCTCGCTGAGAACCTGCAGCTCGGAGGACACTTGGCCCAGGCACACGATATCCCTGCCGTCCGCCAACCTCTGCATGATGTTCAGTTGCAGACACAAGGGCAGATCTGTTAAGGTCATTCCTTTACCCGCGGGCTGAAGATGGAAGAGACAATGGATGAGGACACCGCACCGCGCTCTCAGATTCTAAGACAAAACTCTGCTTCTAGTCACATTTCACAGATTAAAGCTACTGAGAAACTTGGCGGATACTTTGTTATAGGGTTTCTGTGttgatctatctcatatctgtctatctatctattatctatccatctacagagaggaacagaagtatttgaacaccctgcgattttgcaagttctcccacttagaaatcacggaggggtctgacattcacattgtaggtgcattcccactctgagagacagaatgaaaaaactaaaattcagaaaatcacattgtatgattgtatttgtcttgcactgctgaacataagtatttgaacacctgagaaaatcagtgttaatatttggtgcagaagcctttgtttgcagttacagaggtcaaatgtttcctgtagttcttgaccaggtttgcacacactgcagcagggattttgtcccactcctccacacagatctcctctagatctgtcaggttttcggggctgtcgctgaacaacacggagtttcagctccctccaaagatgttctattggatttaggtctggagactggctaggccactccagaaccttgatatgcttcttacggagccgctccttggttatcctggctgtgtgcttcgggtctttgtcatgttggaagacccagccacaacccatcttcaatgctctgactgagggaaggaggttgttgctcaaaatctcacaataaatggccccattcatcctctccttaatacagtgcagtcgtcctgtccccttcgcagaaaaccaCCCCCAAAGCATAAtgctaccacccccatgcttcacagtagggatggtgttcttgggatgcaactcatccttctttttcctccaaacacgagtgaagtttagaccaaaaagttctactttggtctcatctgaccacatgactttctcccatgcctcctctggatcatccagatggtcattggcaaacttcagacgggcctggacatgtggtgacttgagcaggggaaccttccgtgcaatgcatgatctaaaaccatgacggcgtagtgttctaccgacagtgacctttgaaaatgtggtcccagctctcttcatgtctttGACCAGCTCCCCCCTTGTAGttatgggctgattcctcacctttcttatcatcagtgataccccatgaggtaagatcttgcatggagccccagtccgaggaaggttgacagtcgtctttagcctcttccattttctaacaattgctccaacagttgatctattttcaccaagctgcttggcaattgccccgtagccctttccagccttgtggaggtccataattttgtctctggtgtcttttgacagctctttggtcttgcccatggtagtagttggcgtctgactgactgtggggtggacaggtgtctttaaagggaacctgtcacctggattttgggtatagtgctgaggacatgggttgctagatggccgctagcaaatccgcaatacccagtccccatagctctgtgtgcttttattgtgtaaaaaacctgatttgatacatatgcaaattaaccttagatgagtcctgtgcttgactcatctcacatacaggactcatctcaggttaatttgcatttgtatccaatcgttttttttttacacaataaaagcacacagagctatggggactggatattgcggatgtgctagcgatcatctagcaacccatgtcctcagctctatacacaaaatccaggtgacaggttccctttaaagagctcagacaggtgctactaagttaaatTAATGAGCGGAGTAgacgtggactttttaaaggcacagtaacaggtctttgagagccagaattcttgatgtttctcaggtgttcaaatatttATGCatttacaatgtgatttcctgaattattatttttttctattctgtctctcagagtgcgaatgcacctacaatgtgaatttcagacccctccatgatttctaagtgggagaacttgcaaaatcacagggtgttcaaatacttctgttccttactgtatctgtctatctatctatctcatatctatctatctatctatctatctatctatctatctatctatctatctatcctcatatctatctatctatctatctatcctcatatctatctatctatctatctatctatctatctatctatctatctatctatctcatatctatctatctatctatctatctatctatctcatatctatctatctatcctcatatctatctatctcctatctatctatctatctatctatctatctatctatctatctatctatctatctatctatctatctctcatatctatatatctcatatctatctctcatatctatctatctatctatctatctatctatctatctatctatctatctctcatatctatctatctgccatattttagtatctccatcttACCCGGGTGATCTGGATGTTGTTGAGCTGCTGCTGCCAGTCCAGGATGGCCTCCATTCTGTGAACCCAGAAGTTAATGTTGCCCACCAGGACAGTGTTGCCCACCCCCTGCACCAGTGTGCACAGGGACGTGTACAGGGTCTGCAGCAATTCCTTGATAAGACGAATGTTCTGCTGATCTTCAAGAACTGCCATGAAATAAGGGCATAAGATTTAGTATTTGAGGAAATGTAACTTCTTCCTCCAGTAGGAGCTTCTGATGTAATGTAAGTCTCCTACAGGTCAGTCCTGTCACTAAGGGGTAGACCTCCTGTAGGCACCTGGCAAAGTTTAGGCCGGGAGCAATTGTAGGTAAGACCCATGTGAGCGTCACAGCATGGACACCAGGCTGATACATTttgcctgcactgatacattgtatcaaacTGCCTACAAGGTCTGTTTGGATTTTCAATCAAAAAATGTTCCCATTCATTGACAGCAAACAGATATCTTAGAATGTTAATTCAAGCACAAGATATGTTGCAGTGATAATGCATTCATGACATAAAGATGTAAAACCTCTTTTCAGGGTTTCTCTGGGTTAAAAATTCTATATTCAGATACCGTCCTGTGAAATTCTGAATTAATAGGAAGGGGTCCCGATTCAGGATCTCCATCTATCAGCCAGAGTAGAGAGTGTCCATCGCTCTGGAGGACCCGGCACATCCTTTTTAATGAGAACTACTGGACAGTATGTAATGCTTATTTTCACCtgcgggggcactgcaggggaatTGAACACTTGCTGATGGTTTCCCTGAAGATGACGTAAAATCATCGATTGTGCTGCCAACAATGTGAAAACTGAAGGAAACAAATGATCGTACAAACATTTGCCCGCTTTCAGGCTGATCGACCTGTTACATCATCATCACCGATCGGCATTCGATGATTGGCTCGTTGCATTGCCGATTGGCGCTCATTTCAGCCCGGCAGCTATTGAGCCCGTACCTTTCAGCACCACCTTCTCCAGTATGTTCATGTAATTCTTCTGGGCGATGCCGCTCAGGGACGTCAGCTGCGACTTAGCAATCAGT
Coding sequences within it:
- the FBXO32 gene encoding F-box only protein 32, whose translation is MPFLGQDWRSPGQNWVKTDDGWKRFLEEHSNFVSDINSYCHVENYVENNKENLITNLNYDSAAKKRKKDLLNNNTKTRYFYQEKWIYVHKGSTKERHGYCTLGEAFNRLDFSTAILDSRSFNYVVRLLELIAKSQLTSLSGIAQKNYMNILEKVVLKVLEDQQNIRLIKELLQTLYTSLCTLVQGVGNTVLVGNINFWVHRMEAILDWQQQLNNIQITRPAGKGMTLTDLPLCLQLNIMQRLADGRDIVCLGQVSSELQVLSEDRLLWKKLCHYHFTERQIRKRLIMSDKGHLDWKKMYFKLVRCYPRREQYGDTLQFCRHCHILSWKGTEHPCTANNPESCLVSLSPQDFINLFRF